TTGGGGATCGCCGAGCGCCCCTGTTGAACGTGCCAGCGGAGCATCACCTGGGCCGGGCTCTTGCCGTGCGTCCGCGCGATCGACCCGATCACCGGGTCGTCGAGGGTGCCGCGGCTGCCATCAGTGTTCCGGTAGAAGGTGATCCCGCCGATCGGCGACCAGGCCTGGGTGAGTATGCCGTGTGCGGCGTCGAAGTCCTGAGTGGGGTGTTGCGCGACATACGGATGCAGTTCGATCTGATGCACAGCCGGGACGACGGAGGTCTGCTTCGGCCGGCCGTTCAGGGCTCCTTGGCGGCCCATTGAACGCGGCCGCGCGGTCCGGCGGGAGGCCCGTTGCTGCCTGGCAGGTCACGCTTCATGTTGGCGCCGGTGCAGGTGAGATCAGCGAGTGGGGTACCGTCCCGCTGCGGACACGGAACCGCTCGTAGGCACTCAACGACAG
This genomic window from Flexivirga oryzae contains:
- a CDS encoding aldo/keto reductase: MHQIELHPYVAQHPTQDFDAAHGILTQAWSPIGGITFYRNTDGSRGTLDDPVIGSIARTHGKSPAQVMLRWHVQQGRSAIPKSVKPSRI